From Bradysia coprophila strain Holo2 chromosome IV unlocalized genomic scaffold, BU_Bcop_v1 contig_5, whole genome shotgun sequence, one genomic window encodes:
- the LOC119071914 gene encoding protein unzipped, with product MLLKLMILSTLIATTLAATNFALLFSNKLQQQLTTSSTLVWQSFTGDQKQLEYAVQAAKYVTETEKYPLYVCRALIDGIYTTGNTQKHQEQTVCIVSMHMDVRTHYAFDVLLNKGHGGKLTWKPWNKFSGGIPSGAVSATSAGHVDDYYIARRKTHVDKQKPEHHHHLSRDFSVGRFAPKLSLGKIIVNEDRIENEYEDGQILVEAEPIRYELRNIKTDKWRTQVFRNTTLLGSTILANDEEISNLIETVISYKFDKIQYWGTLEGVSRGLLTIVYETGKAAAEFNWGVKQNFVTIETKSVSTTLQPGTAINVTLSGNYTRIEAPYTATLIAFYEDTNDSVSRRIESIVQTADMLDLKFEFSAVYWRHNFTLVPTTTTTTTTTTSTTSTTTPSTTTGKDAQPAFPPPVEYDMGNDIAADESRENSATEDKVLVSSISGSAKDKSVSGSGRIHQHWSVIPLTVMVSLFWFVRRVL from the exons AtgcttttgaaattgatgatactatcgacGCTAATAGCAACCACATTAGCAGCGACCAACTTTGCCCTTCTATTCAGCAATAAACTACAACAGCAATTAACGACATCGAGCACACTTGTATGGCAATCGTTTACCGGCGATCAGAAACAGCTGGAATATGCGGTTCAGGCCGCTAAATATGTAACCGAAACGGAAAAATATCCACTGTATGTGTGCAGGGCATTGATTGATGGTATTTACACAACTGGAAACACACAAAAGCATCAAGAACAAACTGTGTGTATAGTGTCCATGCACATGGATGTTCGGACGCATTATGCATTTGATGTACTTCTGAATAAAGGACATGGCGGTAAATTAACATGGAAACCATGGAATAAATTCAGCGGTGGTATACCTTCGGGAGCAGTAAGTGCAACAAGCGCTGGTCATGTCGATGACTATTATATTGCTCGGCGTAAAACTCATGTGGACAAGCAAAAACCGGAACATCATCACCATCTTTCGCGAGACTTCAGTGTAGGACGATTCGCTCCGAAGTTAAGCTTGGGCAAAATAATTGTCAATGAAGACCGTATCGAAAAT gAATACGAAGATGGTCAGATCCTTGTCGAAGCAGAGCCAATCCGTTATGAACTGCGCAACATCAAGACAGACAAATGGCGTACACAAGTATTCCGCAATACTACACTGTTGGGCAGCACCATTTTGGCTAATGACGAAGAGatttcaaatttgattgaaactgTTATCAGTTACAAATTTGATAAGATTCAATATTGGGGCACACTCGAAGGAGTGTCACGAGGATTGCTGACAATTGTTTACGAAACCGGTAAAGCAGCAGCGGAATTCAATTGGGGTgtgaagcaaaatttcgtGACGATTGAA ACCAAATCAGTAAGCACAACTCTTCAACCTGGAACCGCcataaatgtaacattaaGCGGCAATTATACACGAATTGAGGCACCATACACGGCTACATTGATTGCATTTTACGAAGACACAAATGACTCCGTATCGAGACGAATCGAGTCCATA GTACAAACGGCCGATATGCTAGATTTGAAATTCGAATTCAGTGCCGTCTACTGGCGACACAATTTCACATTAGTTCCTACAACGACAACAACCACTACGACGACCACATCAACCACATCGACAACAACACCATCAACGACAACGGGCAAAGATGCTCAGCCGGCATTCCCGCCACCAGTCGAGTACGACATGGGCAACGATATTGCAGCTGATGAAAGTCGGGAAAATTCCGCCACCGAGGATAAAGTTCTGGTTAGCAGTATCAGTGGCAGTGCCAAAGACAAATCGGTCAGCGGCAGTGGGCGAATACACCAACATTGGTCTGTGATACCATTGACAGTGATGGTAAGTCTTTTTTGGTTTGTCCGTCGTGTATTGTAA